A region from the Pontixanthobacter aestiaquae genome encodes:
- a CDS encoding amidohydrolase family protein encodes MKTAKIAAKTLGLTSVLASLLFASTLHAKDKDEKWDVNAPAGAKIKQVDINVDEGSWIDVDVSPDGQKIAFALLGDIYTMPISGGEPTRIAEGLAWEVQPRWSPDGKQIAFTSDRGGGDNIWVMDTNGKNMRQVTKESFRLMHQPTWSPDGRFIAAKKHFTTGRSLGTGEVWLYHVTGGGGVKLVERPDENHQKELGEPTYAPDGSAIYYTRNTTPGGTFIYAQDSNAGIFAIEKYDLATGEITTAVSGYGGAVRPAPSPDGTKIAFVRREEDKSRLFVKDIASGVETKIYNDLDKDVQETWAVTGVYPNIDWTPDSQSIVFWAGGKIRRVNADGSGAAVIPFTISDTRGVANAPHPEITVAPDTFTTSIPKFASVSPDGGQVVFETLGKLHIKSTASGAPRRLTGDSSRAIEAFPSWSRDGSKVTFVRWTDQNLGTIISMDVAAGTETAVTSEPGHYGNPRFSPDGSTIVYEKRGGGYLTSPDYSENTGVYRIAANGGGTPIMVARGKSAPQFGAVSDRLFMISGGGGGLQLVSTDLSGEAERVHAKGDLVNDFTVSPDGKFLAFRQNYEAFAMPLMPGGQMVAVSSGANSLPVTKASKGGADYIGWSNGGAQLNWSLGPNLYSAALSDMFPNSADAKFTPPSKGVSLATTQQAAKPSGVVILTGGTILTMTGDGAGRIENGTIIIQGDRIGTVADASELPLLPADATRIDMTGKFIMPGLVDAHAHGAQGTGDLVPQQNWTLVQNLAMGTTTMFDPSSSASQIFAAAERQQAGTLLAPRIFSTGEIIYGAKAPSVYAEINTYDDALAHVQRIKKQGGIAVKNYNQPRREQRQQVARAAAAENMLVVAEGGSLFGMDMNLIADGNSTLEHNVPLDVFYDDVVQFFGQSQTNYTPTITVTYGGLGGDPYWRQAQDVWTNPLLVHTPPKRLLADNARRTKAPEWAFVDDDNAREAKKLADAGVKVSIGAHGQQAGIAAHWEMWSFVRGGMTPTEALRAGTIVPAESLGMDKDIGSIEEGKLADLIVLSADPTADIQNSDDIEQVMLGGRLYDAKTMNEVETGNAKRLPYWWE; translated from the coding sequence ATGAAAACTGCAAAGATCGCGGCCAAAACACTTGGCCTCACCTCGGTACTCGCCAGCCTGCTTTTCGCGTCCACACTCCATGCGAAGGACAAGGATGAGAAGTGGGACGTGAACGCGCCGGCGGGCGCCAAGATCAAGCAAGTGGACATCAATGTCGATGAAGGCAGCTGGATCGATGTCGATGTCAGTCCTGATGGCCAAAAAATCGCATTCGCCCTGCTCGGCGATATTTACACCATGCCGATCAGCGGCGGCGAGCCCACGCGCATCGCAGAAGGTCTCGCGTGGGAAGTCCAGCCGCGCTGGTCTCCCGATGGCAAGCAGATTGCCTTCACATCGGATCGCGGCGGCGGCGACAACATCTGGGTGATGGACACCAATGGCAAGAATATGCGGCAAGTCACCAAGGAAAGCTTCCGGCTAATGCACCAGCCGACTTGGAGCCCCGACGGGCGTTTTATCGCGGCGAAGAAGCATTTCACCACCGGCCGCTCGCTGGGTACTGGCGAAGTATGGCTGTATCACGTGACGGGCGGCGGCGGCGTCAAGCTGGTCGAACGCCCCGATGAGAACCACCAGAAGGAGTTGGGCGAGCCAACCTATGCTCCTGATGGTTCAGCGATCTACTACACGCGCAACACCACGCCGGGCGGGACTTTCATTTACGCGCAGGATTCCAATGCGGGCATCTTCGCAATCGAGAAATATGATCTCGCAACCGGCGAAATTACGACGGCGGTTTCCGGCTATGGCGGGGCGGTGCGCCCTGCCCCTTCGCCTGACGGCACCAAGATTGCCTTCGTCCGGCGCGAAGAAGACAAATCGCGTCTGTTCGTGAAAGACATCGCATCGGGCGTCGAAACCAAGATATACAACGATCTCGACAAAGACGTGCAGGAAACCTGGGCGGTCACCGGCGTGTACCCCAACATCGATTGGACCCCGGACTCGCAGTCCATCGTGTTCTGGGCTGGCGGCAAAATCCGCCGGGTCAATGCGGATGGCTCTGGCGCGGCGGTCATCCCCTTCACCATTTCCGACACGCGCGGTGTAGCCAATGCACCGCACCCGGAAATCACGGTTGCACCCGACACTTTTACCACCAGCATTCCCAAATTCGCCAGCGTTTCTCCCGATGGCGGCCAAGTCGTGTTTGAAACGCTGGGCAAGCTCCATATCAAATCCACTGCAAGCGGCGCCCCACGCCGCCTGACGGGCGATAGCAGCCGCGCCATCGAGGCGTTCCCGAGCTGGTCGCGTGATGGCAGCAAGGTCACCTTCGTCCGCTGGACCGACCAAAATCTCGGTACCATCATCAGCATGGATGTTGCCGCCGGAACCGAGACAGCCGTGACCAGCGAGCCCGGCCATTACGGCAATCCGCGTTTCTCTCCCGATGGCAGCACTATTGTTTATGAGAAACGCGGTGGCGGCTATCTGACATCGCCTGACTATTCGGAAAATACCGGCGTCTACCGGATTGCGGCCAATGGCGGCGGGACACCGATAATGGTTGCCCGCGGGAAAAGCGCTCCGCAGTTCGGTGCGGTATCTGATCGGCTGTTTATGATCAGCGGTGGTGGCGGCGGGCTGCAGCTCGTCTCGACCGATCTTTCCGGCGAGGCCGAGCGCGTCCACGCGAAGGGGGATCTCGTCAATGACTTCACAGTTTCTCCGGACGGGAAATTCCTCGCCTTTCGCCAGAACTATGAAGCATTCGCCATGCCGCTCATGCCGGGCGGGCAAATGGTCGCGGTCAGCTCGGGGGCCAATTCGCTGCCGGTGACCAAAGCCAGCAAAGGCGGTGCCGACTATATAGGTTGGTCGAATGGCGGCGCTCAGCTCAATTGGAGCCTCGGCCCCAATCTCTATTCAGCGGCACTATCGGACATGTTCCCTAACTCCGCCGATGCAAAGTTCACACCGCCCAGCAAAGGCGTGTCTTTGGCAACGACGCAGCAGGCAGCCAAGCCAAGCGGTGTGGTCATCCTTACGGGCGGTACCATTCTCACTATGACTGGCGATGGCGCGGGCCGGATTGAGAACGGCACAATCATTATTCAGGGAGACCGTATCGGTACCGTTGCCGATGCCAGCGAACTGCCGCTTCTTCCGGCAGACGCAACGCGGATAGACATGACCGGTAAATTCATCATGCCCGGCCTGGTCGATGCGCACGCGCATGGTGCGCAAGGCACCGGCGATCTGGTGCCGCAGCAGAACTGGACGCTGGTCCAGAATCTGGCGATGGGCACCACGACGATGTTCGACCCTTCATCATCTGCCAGCCAGATTTTTGCGGCGGCAGAGCGTCAGCAAGCCGGCACGTTGCTGGCTCCGCGTATCTTCTCGACCGGAGAGATTATTTACGGTGCCAAAGCGCCAAGTGTCTATGCCGAGATCAACACTTATGACGATGCGCTTGCGCATGTGCAGCGGATCAAGAAGCAGGGCGGTATCGCCGTCAAAAACTATAACCAGCCGCGCCGCGAACAGCGCCAACAAGTCGCCCGCGCAGCGGCGGCAGAGAATATGCTGGTTGTAGCCGAAGGCGGATCGCTGTTCGGAATGGACATGAACCTAATCGCCGACGGCAACTCGACGCTTGAACACAACGTCCCGCTCGATGTGTTCTATGACGATGTCGTGCAGTTCTTCGGACAAAGCCAGACCAACTACACCCCGACCATCACTGTCACCTATGGCGGGCTCGGCGGCGATCCCTATTGGCGGCAGGCACAGGACGTGTGGACAAATCCCCTGCTCGTTCACACCCCGCCCAAACGCCTGCTCGCCGACAATGCGCGCCGCACAAAGGCACCCGAATGGGCCTTCGTCGATGATGACAATGCGCGAGAAGCCAAAAAGCTGGCCGATGCGGGCGTGAAAGTCTCGATCGGCGCGCATGGCCAGCAGGCCGGCATCGCGGCGCATTGGGAAATGTGGAGCTTCGTACGCGGCGGCATGACCCCGACCGAGGCATTGCGTGCAGGAACTATCGTCCCGGCGGAATCGCTTGGCATGGATAAAGACATTGGCAGCATCGAAGAAGGCAAGCTGGCCGATCTGATCGTCCTGTCAGCCGACCCAACCGCCGATATCCAGAACAGCGACGATATCGAGCAAGTGATGCTCGGCGGCAGACTCTACGATGCCAAAACAATGAACGAAGTGGAGACCGGCAACGCAAAACGCCTGCCTTATTGGTGGGAGTGA
- a CDS encoding DUF979 domain-containing protein: protein MITYEWLYILAGLFFLAWSLLSILDRSNAKRWGNAAFWGLLAGSFLFGSHLSDFANGVLVLAMVGIAGIGGLGRSNPETTSLEQRLNFSNLLGNKLFIPALIVPITAVAGTLLYNYTPFGETALFEERRETLILFGIGVLFALVAAMMWLKPPALAAAEEGRRLLDSIGWAAILPQMLAALGAVFALAGVGDIIGGIAGSIIPEGSVLLTVIIFALGMALFTMIMGNAFAAFPVMAAAIGIPLLVEDYGGNPAVIGAVGMLAGFCGTLMTPMAANFNIVPAALLELKDQNGVIRQQIGTAIPLWVCNVVIIYVGAFLLWN from the coding sequence ATGATTACCTATGAATGGCTCTACATTCTCGCAGGTCTGTTCTTCCTCGCGTGGTCGTTGCTTAGCATTCTCGACAGATCGAATGCCAAGCGTTGGGGAAATGCCGCGTTCTGGGGACTGCTCGCGGGGAGTTTCCTGTTTGGCAGTCACTTGAGCGACTTCGCCAATGGCGTGCTGGTGCTCGCGATGGTGGGTATTGCCGGGATTGGCGGTTTGGGCCGAAGCAATCCCGAAACAACTTCGCTCGAACAACGCCTCAATTTCTCCAACCTGCTCGGCAACAAGCTGTTTATTCCGGCGCTGATTGTGCCGATCACGGCAGTCGCGGGAACGCTCCTCTATAATTACACGCCGTTTGGAGAAACTGCCCTGTTCGAAGAGCGGCGTGAGACCCTGATCCTGTTCGGAATTGGCGTGCTCTTTGCGCTCGTCGCTGCCATGATGTGGCTCAAACCGCCAGCGCTGGCGGCGGCAGAAGAGGGGCGCAGATTGCTCGATTCGATCGGTTGGGCGGCAATCCTGCCGCAAATGCTCGCTGCGCTGGGCGCAGTGTTTGCGCTGGCGGGCGTCGGCGATATCATCGGCGGGATCGCGGGCTCGATCATACCTGAGGGCAGCGTACTGCTGACTGTTATCATCTTCGCGCTGGGCATGGCGCTGTTCACGATGATTATGGGCAATGCTTTCGCGGCATTCCCGGTGATGGCAGCAGCGATTGGTATTCCGCTGCTGGTGGAGGATTATGGCGGCAATCCTGCGGTAATCGGCGCGGTTGGAATGCTGGCCGGTTTCTGCGGCACTTTGATGACGCCAATGGCGGCGAATTTCAACATTGTACCCGCCGCGCTACTCGAGCTCAAAGACCAGAACGGTGTGATCCGCCAGCAAATCGGGACCGCAATCCCGCTATGGGTATGCAATGTGGTGATCATCTATGTCGGGGCCTTTCTGCTATGGAATTGA
- a CDS encoding methyl-accepting chemotaxis protein: MSAMDKIVSEIGEEIAKTQERPTLERGNALARAHAWFQNQPIPRKLKTVFGAFLLLLTVTAGVVVVGMVQLFDHTMTRSALSAATIEAADLRSVVGEMRYHAMRYTLSGEAAESERMSETLSTAQSSLGSIAAVIAENAPQFTPNVDALKEQLNDYGASFERVKASRSLSGASEETTRLAYELAATGDTFYTQSDALEATLADEINEMHSSGLEYFFDLVTAVVILAGISAAILFFGMRFLARDLIHKGSEIVGGMNELAAGRAEFEIEGAHREDEIGDMIRALEVFKLANGRLIRDAKEREERAKAEQDLLVEREREKEERREQQQKLVRSMADSFERTVGDIVSGVAAASSQLKSTAGSMAAAAEQSSNQTNLVVTSMAEASSGVTAAAAASDEFAMSIGEISRQAASSAELARKASESAEQADSTISALSDSAAQVSNVVELIQSIAKRTNLLALNASIEAARGGEAGRGFAVVASEVKELAAQTSRATEEVADQIRAMQSSTTNSVTALRTIGSQIGQLESTAISIASAVDQQSVAGQDLARSIDLAARSSDEVSSSIIGVRETSLATGAAASQVLNSATELEGQAATLRNQVGDFLQKVRKS, from the coding sequence ATGAGCGCTATGGATAAAATCGTTTCCGAAATCGGCGAGGAGATCGCCAAAACTCAGGAGCGCCCAACGTTAGAGCGCGGCAACGCTCTTGCTCGCGCGCATGCTTGGTTTCAGAACCAGCCAATTCCGCGGAAGTTGAAGACCGTTTTCGGGGCATTTTTGCTCCTGTTGACTGTTACCGCTGGTGTCGTCGTGGTTGGCATGGTCCAGCTATTTGATCACACCATGACACGCAGCGCATTGAGCGCTGCAACCATTGAAGCGGCTGATTTACGCAGTGTTGTGGGTGAAATGCGGTACCACGCAATGCGCTATACGCTTTCAGGAGAGGCGGCTGAAAGCGAGCGAATGTCCGAAACGCTGAGTACCGCGCAATCCAGTCTTGGCAGCATTGCGGCCGTAATTGCCGAGAATGCGCCTCAGTTCACGCCCAATGTTGACGCTCTAAAAGAACAGTTGAACGATTACGGAGCTTCATTCGAGCGTGTCAAAGCCAGCCGCTCACTGTCTGGCGCAAGCGAGGAGACAACCCGCCTAGCTTATGAATTGGCGGCGACTGGCGATACATTTTACACTCAATCCGATGCTCTCGAAGCAACTTTGGCGGATGAAATAAATGAAATGCATTCCTCCGGATTGGAGTACTTTTTCGACCTTGTGACCGCCGTTGTAATTCTGGCTGGTATCTCGGCTGCGATCCTGTTCTTTGGCATGCGCTTTCTTGCCCGCGACTTGATCCATAAGGGGTCTGAAATCGTCGGGGGCATGAATGAACTTGCCGCTGGCCGTGCCGAATTCGAGATCGAGGGTGCCCACCGGGAAGATGAAATCGGCGATATGATCCGCGCTCTGGAAGTGTTCAAGCTGGCCAATGGCCGCTTGATCCGTGATGCGAAAGAGCGGGAGGAACGCGCCAAAGCCGAGCAGGACCTCCTAGTCGAGCGCGAACGAGAAAAAGAAGAGCGCCGCGAGCAACAGCAAAAACTGGTGCGCAGCATGGCCGACAGCTTTGAGCGGACGGTTGGCGATATTGTCAGCGGCGTTGCGGCAGCGTCATCGCAGCTCAAGTCCACTGCTGGCTCCATGGCAGCCGCGGCAGAACAATCATCCAACCAGACCAATCTGGTAGTGACATCTATGGCGGAAGCCTCCTCTGGCGTAACAGCCGCAGCAGCGGCAAGCGATGAATTTGCCATGTCGATCGGCGAAATCAGCCGGCAAGCAGCCTCTTCTGCTGAACTCGCCCGCAAAGCGTCTGAATCTGCTGAGCAGGCTGACTCTACGATCTCAGCCCTTTCAGACTCTGCTGCACAAGTGAGCAATGTTGTTGAACTCATCCAATCGATTGCCAAGCGTACCAACTTGCTGGCCCTCAATGCTTCGATCGAAGCTGCACGCGGCGGTGAAGCAGGCCGCGGATTTGCGGTTGTTGCTTCCGAAGTGAAGGAACTGGCCGCGCAGACCAGCCGCGCAACCGAAGAAGTGGCCGATCAAATCCGCGCAATGCAAAGCTCAACTACGAACAGCGTAACTGCTTTGCGGACAATTGGTAGTCAGATTGGGCAACTTGAATCGACTGCGATCTCGATTGCATCAGCTGTCGACCAGCAATCAGTTGCGGGTCAGGATCTGGCGCGCAGTATCGACCTCGCCGCGCGTAGCAGTGACGAGGTCTCATCAAGCATCATCGGTGTACGCGAAACATCGCTCGCCACAGGCGCAGCAGCATCGCAGGTCCTCAACTCGGCTACCGAGTTGGAAGGTCAAGCGGCAACGTTGCGCAACCAAGTGGGTGATTTCCTGCAGAAGGTTCGCAAAAGCTGA
- a CDS encoding putative bifunctional diguanylate cyclase/phosphodiesterase — protein sequence MQVTWQELGTAPKMLVIAPLVVLTGIFASVTGLVLASDQITLSPFLIMGGLSIYVIAVAVLCMIGLRTVAKLQNLGMTDSLSTLPNRRSMHGEIRGKISRGDELAVALIDLDGFKMVNDLYGHAVGDELIKKCAVILREVCGGDARCFRLGGDEFAIYMAGPLSNTILEGMCRGLLERLGQSIPIEERRIAIGASVGLSHTSGSDGLDSSELLRRADVAMYVSKRGGKMRCTWFKADFDRNLEAIRDMDEELRAALLNDEFRVNYQPLVDAKTREVVAVESLIRWHRRDGKNVGPNVFIPIAEESGLINSIGLFVLRQSCKDALGWNGIKLSVNISAAQLRNPEFPIQLGQILEETGFEAERLELEITETCLVLDPVVAERSLDLIRGFGVNVVLDDFGTGYASIGFLRQFRFEKLKLDRSLVVDSADDESLRAMMLSSISMAQALKMNVTAEGVETEAQADLVRSAGCDQIQGWLYFKAMPPEDIAQHLSALAPNEPNKQNSAEPGLEPQPELRPEQRKAS from the coding sequence ATGCAAGTAACGTGGCAGGAACTGGGCACAGCGCCGAAAATGCTGGTGATTGCACCCTTGGTGGTGCTCACGGGTATTTTTGCGAGCGTGACCGGCTTGGTGCTGGCCAGCGACCAGATCACTTTGTCGCCATTCCTGATCATGGGCGGCCTAAGCATCTATGTCATCGCCGTTGCAGTTCTTTGCATGATCGGTTTGAGAACCGTCGCCAAGCTGCAAAATCTAGGCATGACTGATAGCCTGAGCACTCTGCCCAACCGGCGCTCCATGCATGGCGAGATTCGCGGCAAAATTTCGCGGGGTGATGAACTTGCCGTCGCACTAATCGACCTTGATGGCTTCAAAATGGTCAATGACCTTTATGGCCACGCCGTCGGCGATGAACTGATCAAGAAATGCGCCGTTATCCTGCGTGAAGTGTGCGGGGGCGACGCAAGATGTTTCCGTCTCGGCGGCGATGAATTCGCGATTTATATGGCGGGTCCGCTATCAAACACCATACTCGAAGGCATGTGCCGCGGACTGCTTGAACGTTTGGGCCAGTCGATCCCGATAGAGGAGCGCCGCATCGCTATCGGTGCCAGCGTAGGCCTTTCGCATACAAGCGGAAGTGACGGCCTCGATTCCTCCGAACTTCTACGCCGCGCCGATGTTGCAATGTACGTGTCCAAACGCGGCGGCAAGATGCGTTGCACTTGGTTCAAAGCCGATTTCGATCGCAATCTCGAAGCGATCCGCGACATGGACGAAGAGCTACGCGCTGCCCTGCTCAATGACGAGTTTCGCGTCAATTATCAGCCTCTCGTCGACGCAAAAACGCGCGAAGTTGTTGCGGTGGAATCGCTCATCCGCTGGCATCGCCGAGATGGAAAGAATGTCGGCCCCAACGTGTTCATTCCGATTGCCGAGGAATCCGGTCTGATCAATTCGATCGGGCTGTTTGTTCTACGTCAGTCTTGCAAGGACGCGCTGGGCTGGAACGGCATCAAATTGTCGGTCAACATTTCGGCAGCGCAACTGCGCAATCCGGAGTTTCCAATCCAGCTCGGCCAAATCCTGGAAGAAACAGGATTCGAGGCAGAACGGCTTGAGCTGGAAATTACCGAGACATGTCTGGTACTCGATCCGGTGGTTGCCGAACGCAGTCTTGATCTCATCCGCGGCTTCGGCGTCAATGTCGTGCTTGATGATTTCGGCACAGGCTATGCGTCCATCGGATTCCTCCGCCAATTCCGGTTTGAAAAGCTGAAACTGGACCGTTCGCTCGTCGTCGATTCCGCTGACGATGAAAGCCTCCGCGCGATGATGTTGTCGAGCATTTCGATGGCACAGGCGCTCAAAATGAATGTCACTGCAGAAGGCGTGGAGACCGAGGCGCAGGCAGATCTGGTACGCTCTGCCGGTTGCGACCAAATCCAAGGCTGGCTCTATTTCAAAGCCATGCCGCCGGAAGATATCGCGCAACATCTGAGCGCCCTCGCCCCTAACGAACCAAACAAACAAAATTCCGCAGAACCAGGGCTCGAACCGCAGCCCGAACTAAGGCCTGAACAAAGGAAAGCGTCATGA
- a CDS encoding CheR family methyltransferase, producing MEVTEVSYRIIADLLEARTGQQLTEGRRWRIGTALSGIFRERGITNIDQLVCLLADNSNGLLAQDVVEALLNNETYFYRDRIMFELLSQRVLPDLAAKRAETKRLSIWSAGCSTGQEALTLAMLFADNPSLWKGWTIDIVGTDISQKAINAAQRGCYTQFEIQRGLGVTQMLRHFNETQRGWEPSADLRKMVRFKQRNILEPAGNIQRFDLVLCRNVLLYFDTARRSLAFDRIAEAMRDDGWLMIGAGETAVGRTELFQSVERHQGLYQRAPASLMSETGENGAYPARRKHAG from the coding sequence ATGGAAGTGACCGAAGTTTCCTACCGGATCATTGCCGATCTGCTCGAAGCACGCACCGGCCAGCAGCTTACCGAGGGCCGCCGTTGGCGCATCGGCACGGCTTTGTCGGGCATTTTTCGCGAGCGGGGCATTACCAATATCGACCAGCTGGTGTGTCTCCTCGCCGATAACAGCAATGGCTTGCTCGCCCAAGATGTGGTCGAGGCGTTGCTCAACAACGAAACCTACTTCTACCGCGACCGGATTATGTTTGAATTGCTGTCGCAACGGGTGCTGCCCGATCTCGCGGCAAAGCGTGCAGAAACCAAGCGCTTGTCCATCTGGTCGGCTGGCTGCTCAACCGGCCAGGAAGCACTGACGTTAGCGATGCTATTCGCTGACAATCCGAGTCTTTGGAAAGGCTGGACAATCGATATTGTCGGGACTGACATTTCCCAAAAGGCAATCAATGCGGCGCAGCGCGGGTGCTACACCCAGTTCGAGATTCAGCGCGGACTTGGCGTGACACAGATGCTCAGGCACTTCAACGAAACACAGCGCGGCTGGGAGCCCTCTGCCGACCTGCGCAAGATGGTCCGTTTCAAGCAACGCAATATTCTAGAACCCGCAGGCAACATCCAGCGTTTCGACCTGGTGCTGTGCCGCAACGTCCTGCTCTATTTCGATACCGCACGCAGATCGCTAGCGTTCGACCGGATTGCAGAAGCAATGCGCGACGATGGCTGGTTGATGATCGGTGCGGGAGAAACCGCAGTAGGCCGGACCGAACTGTTCCAATCAGTCGAGCGACATCAAGGCCTCTACCAACGCGCGCCCGCAAGCCTGATGTCTGAAACGGGCGAGAATGGCGCATATCCCGCGCGACGAAAACATGCCGGGTAA
- a CDS encoding DUF2891 domain-containing protein produces the protein MELTEKIARGFARIALGHVSQEYPRKLDHVMNADADVLPPRVLHPCFFGSFDWHSCVHGWWTLLTLRRLYPDMPAAAQIGELAETTLSEDKLAAELDYLSRPGSAGFERPYGWAWLLYLHLEAVRHEDQAWGQRLEPLARAFAKRLESYLAILTYPIRTGTHFNSAFALTLAVEWADQFDPDLAETVRGTAKRWFGEDRGCQAWEPGGDEFLSPALSVALLMQKSLPADMFAGWFGAFLPDLSNSQPATLFKPATVSDRSDGKVAHLDGLNLSRAWAWREIGQAVPEHAVLAERLAKTHLDAAMPHVAGDYAGEHWLASFALLALMGSSQ, from the coding sequence ATGGAATTGACCGAGAAGATTGCGCGGGGTTTCGCGCGGATTGCGCTGGGTCATGTAAGCCAGGAATACCCGCGTAAGCTCGATCACGTGATGAACGCAGATGCGGATGTGTTGCCTCCGCGCGTGCTGCATCCGTGCTTTTTCGGCAGCTTCGACTGGCATAGCTGCGTGCATGGCTGGTGGACGCTGCTGACTCTAAGGCGGCTCTATCCCGATATGCCCGCGGCGGCGCAGATCGGGGAGCTGGCCGAGACTACGTTGAGCGAAGATAAGCTGGCCGCCGAGCTGGATTATCTCAGCCGTCCGGGTTCAGCCGGATTTGAGCGCCCTTATGGCTGGGCATGGCTACTCTATCTGCATCTGGAGGCTGTGCGGCATGAAGATCAGGCTTGGGGCCAACGGTTGGAACCTTTAGCCCGCGCCTTCGCAAAACGTTTGGAGAGCTATCTGGCAATCCTGACCTATCCGATCCGAACCGGCACGCATTTCAACAGCGCTTTTGCGCTGACACTCGCGGTTGAGTGGGCGGACCAGTTCGATCCCGACCTTGCAGAGACTGTTCGCGGGACTGCCAAGCGCTGGTTTGGCGAAGATCGCGGTTGTCAGGCGTGGGAACCGGGCGGTGACGAGTTTCTCTCGCCAGCTCTCAGTGTGGCGTTGCTTATGCAGAAGTCGCTGCCTGCCGACATGTTTGCAGGCTGGTTCGGCGCATTCCTGCCTGACCTTTCGAACAGCCAACCTGCAACCTTGTTCAAACCCGCAACCGTCAGTGACCGAAGCGACGGCAAAGTGGCGCATCTCGACGGCCTCAATCTCAGCCGCGCCTGGGCATGGCGAGAGATTGGTCAAGCGGTGCCGGAACACGCCGTTCTTGCTGAGCGCTTGGCGAAAACGCACCTCGACGCGGCAATGCCGCATGTTGCGGGCGATTATGCGGGCGAACACTGGCTGGCGAGCTTTGCGTTGCTGGCTCTAATGGGCTCCTCGCAATGA
- the cheB gene encoding chemotaxis-specific protein-glutamate methyltransferase CheB, protein MGSEATILTSGPKRRRALSVPTRVLPTRVMIVDDSLTVRTALARMIAAEPDLEVVCKTSSAELALQQLRKTPADVVLLDLEMPGMGGLQALPKILEAHSSTQVLVVSTLAEDGAEATLAALSMGAADTMPKPRSGGFVPAYCEALLGKIRALGNGNCPAAGHAANVAAQKLRSLPRQAPEVLAIGASTGGIHSLCTLLENLPREFNLPILVTQHLPASFMPVFARQLELAAARKAWVAEDGMAINPGNIYVALGTGHLNVMRRSTGLACKITHQTMPSGCVPSVDPMFETLGKATEGRAIGIVLSGMGKDGATGAADLVDQGGTIFAQDEKTSAVWGMPRAVAERGLASAILPPADLAKRIMATLGAAAWK, encoded by the coding sequence ATGGGCAGTGAAGCTACCATACTGACATCGGGGCCGAAACGTCGCCGCGCTTTGTCGGTGCCGACGCGCGTTTTGCCAACCCGCGTCATGATCGTCGATGACAGTCTGACCGTGCGCACTGCGCTCGCGCGGATGATCGCGGCTGAGCCCGATCTTGAAGTTGTTTGTAAGACGAGCAGCGCCGAACTGGCCCTGCAGCAATTGCGCAAAACGCCTGCCGATGTAGTGTTGCTCGATCTCGAAATGCCCGGAATGGGCGGATTGCAGGCGTTACCGAAAATTCTCGAAGCACATAGCAGCACCCAAGTTTTGGTCGTATCAACGCTTGCTGAAGACGGTGCAGAAGCGACACTCGCCGCACTTTCGATGGGTGCTGCCGACACTATGCCCAAGCCACGCTCTGGTGGTTTTGTACCGGCCTATTGCGAAGCTCTCTTAGGCAAAATTCGTGCGTTGGGTAACGGCAATTGCCCGGCTGCGGGACATGCAGCGAACGTCGCTGCGCAGAAACTTCGCAGCCTTCCTCGCCAAGCACCAGAAGTGCTCGCGATCGGCGCGTCCACTGGCGGCATTCATTCGCTCTGTACATTGCTGGAAAATCTACCGCGCGAGTTCAACCTGCCAATTCTGGTCACTCAGCACCTCCCCGCTTCCTTCATGCCGGTATTTGCCCGGCAATTAGAGTTGGCAGCAGCGCGAAAGGCCTGGGTCGCAGAAGACGGAATGGCGATCAATCCAGGAAATATTTACGTTGCGCTTGGGACCGGACACTTGAACGTTATGCGCCGCTCGACCGGTCTTGCTTGCAAAATCACGCACCAAACCATGCCGAGCGGCTGTGTGCCGTCGGTCGATCCGATGTTCGAAACACTGGGCAAAGCAACCGAAGGCCGCGCTATCGGTATCGTTCTGTCCGGCATGGGCAAGGACGGGGCGACTGGCGCTGCCGATCTGGTCGATCAGGGCGGCACGATCTTTGCGCAGGACGAAAAAACATCCGCAGTATGGGGCATGCCGCGCGCGGTCGCTGAGCGCGGGCTAGCGTCCGCCATTCTGCCGCCTGCTGACCTTGCCAAGAGGATCATGGCAACTTTGGGAGCAGCGGCATGGAAGTGA